One Tistrella mobilis DNA segment encodes these proteins:
- the gltX gene encoding glutamate--tRNA ligase, whose protein sequence is MTVVTRFAPSPTGFLHIGGARTALFNWLYARHTGGQFLLRIEDTDRQRSTKEAIDAILDGLKWLGLDWDAPETYQFARAERHAEVARDMLARGRAYHCWCTPEELEAQRAEQRAAGKPVRYDGRCRHRDPATVPAGVKPVVRLLAPSEGETVVDDQVQGTVRFSNDQLDDLVLLRGDGTPTYMLAVVVDDHDMGITHVIRGDDHLTNTARQSLIYQANDWPTPTFAHIPLIHGPDGAKLSKRHGALGVDAYRDMGLLPEAVRNYLLRLGWSHGDDEIISDAQAIEWFDLPAIGRSAARFDMARLTNLNYHYLRTAEDARLVDLVVPFVEASTGKTVDETGRARLLAGMAGLKERAKTLIELAESAAFYTVEPPFSFTDKAAKILDSGGRDVLTALKPKLEAATAWEDAVLEDIARAHAEETGLKLGAVAQPLRAALTGTTVSPPIFEVLRVLGREDAMKRIDAAL, encoded by the coding sequence ATGACCGTCGTCACCCGATTCGCCCCCTCGCCCACCGGCTTCCTCCATATCGGCGGCGCACGCACCGCGCTGTTCAATTGGCTGTATGCGCGTCATACCGGCGGACAATTTCTACTCCGGATCGAGGATACCGATCGGCAGCGTTCGACCAAAGAGGCGATCGACGCGATCCTTGATGGTCTGAAGTGGCTGGGCCTCGATTGGGACGCCCCGGAGACCTATCAGTTCGCGCGCGCCGAACGTCACGCCGAGGTTGCCCGCGACATGCTGGCGCGCGGCCGTGCCTATCACTGCTGGTGCACGCCCGAAGAACTGGAAGCCCAGCGCGCCGAACAGCGTGCGGCCGGCAAGCCGGTGCGCTATGACGGCCGCTGCCGCCACCGCGACCCGGCGACCGTTCCGGCCGGCGTGAAGCCGGTGGTGCGCCTGCTTGCGCCGTCGGAAGGCGAGACCGTGGTCGACGATCAGGTGCAGGGCACGGTCCGGTTCTCGAACGATCAGCTCGACGATCTGGTCCTGCTGCGCGGCGACGGCACCCCTACCTACATGCTGGCGGTGGTGGTCGACGATCACGACATGGGCATCACCCATGTGATCCGCGGCGACGACCACCTGACCAACACCGCACGCCAGAGCCTGATCTATCAGGCGAATGACTGGCCGACGCCGACCTTCGCCCATATCCCGCTGATCCACGGCCCGGACGGCGCCAAACTGTCCAAGCGCCATGGCGCGCTGGGGGTCGATGCCTATCGCGACATGGGCCTGCTGCCAGAGGCGGTCCGGAACTACCTGCTGCGTCTGGGCTGGTCGCATGGCGACGACGAAATCATCTCCGACGCTCAGGCAATCGAATGGTTCGACCTGCCGGCGATCGGCCGGAGCGCCGCGCGTTTCGACATGGCCCGGCTGACCAACCTGAACTACCACTACCTGCGCACTGCCGAGGATGCCCGCCTCGTCGACCTGGTCGTGCCGTTCGTCGAAGCGAGCACGGGCAAAACCGTGGACGAAACCGGTCGCGCCCGCCTGCTTGCCGGTATGGCAGGGCTGAAAGAGCGCGCGAAGACCTTGATTGAACTGGCTGAGTCTGCAGCCTTTTACACGGTGGAGCCGCCGTTCAGCTTCACGGACAAGGCCGCCAAGATCCTCGATAGCGGCGGTCGCGACGTGCTGACGGCGCTGAAGCCCAAGCTCGAAGCGGCCACCGCCTGGGAAGATGCGGTTCTCGAGGACATCGCCCGCGCCCATGCCGAAGAGACCGGTCTGAAGCTGGGAGCGGTCGCCCAGCCGCTCCGGGCGGCCCTGACCGGCACCACCGTCTCGCCCCCGATCTTTGAGGTACTGCGCGTGCTTGGCCGCGAGGACGCCATGAAGCGGATCGACGCCGCACTCTGA
- a CDS encoding molybdopterin molybdotransferase MoeA, with protein sequence MLTVDDARARILADATPLGAETVPLGLARGRVLARDVIARRTQPPQAMSAMDGWALRSADLGHGHRTFRVIGEARAGEGFGGDVGPGEAVRIFTGAPVPAGADLVVIQEDTRVTGHHDSGAPAAVEITGERADAEAGDNIRPAGIDFQTGAVGLQAGRGLEARAIALAAAMGHPWLPVHRRPRVAILATGDELARPGEPLGPDAIVDAVSPCLTALFGDAGADVVDLGIAPDARDRIDAQIATARGADLLVTIGGASVGDHDLVQAALLAAGAEIDFWKIAMRPGKPLMYGRLGGMPVLGLPGNPVSAYVCSLLFALPLVDRLSGRQPRDAASERLPLAAPVAANAMRQHYMRARLLRDGDGAETVLPVRDQDSSLLSALADADALILRRPHAPAAEPGELVDILRLDRLD encoded by the coding sequence ATGCTCACCGTCGACGACGCCCGCGCCCGCATCCTTGCAGACGCAACGCCGCTCGGCGCCGAAACGGTGCCGCTGGGGCTCGCCCGTGGCCGGGTGCTCGCACGCGATGTCATCGCCCGTCGTACCCAGCCGCCGCAGGCCATGTCGGCGATGGACGGCTGGGCGCTGCGCAGTGCCGATCTTGGCCATGGGCACCGAACCTTCCGGGTCATCGGCGAAGCCCGCGCGGGCGAGGGCTTCGGCGGCGATGTCGGACCCGGCGAGGCGGTCCGGATCTTCACCGGCGCGCCGGTCCCCGCAGGGGCCGATCTGGTGGTGATCCAGGAGGATACCAGGGTGACCGGCCATCACGACAGCGGCGCCCCTGCTGCCGTCGAGATAACCGGGGAGCGTGCGGACGCGGAGGCCGGGGACAATATCCGGCCGGCCGGCATCGACTTCCAGACCGGTGCGGTCGGTCTTCAGGCCGGCAGAGGACTGGAAGCACGGGCGATCGCCCTTGCCGCCGCCATGGGACATCCCTGGCTGCCTGTGCACAGGCGGCCGCGGGTGGCGATCCTCGCCACCGGCGACGAGTTGGCGCGGCCGGGGGAGCCGCTCGGGCCCGATGCAATCGTCGACGCCGTCAGCCCCTGCCTCACCGCACTTTTTGGCGATGCCGGCGCCGATGTCGTCGATCTGGGCATCGCCCCTGACGCGCGCGACCGGATCGATGCCCAGATCGCCACCGCGCGGGGCGCCGATCTTCTGGTCACCATCGGCGGCGCGTCGGTGGGTGATCACGACCTCGTTCAGGCTGCGCTGCTGGCTGCGGGCGCAGAGATCGACTTCTGGAAGATCGCCATGCGTCCGGGCAAGCCGTTGATGTACGGACGACTGGGCGGCATGCCGGTGCTGGGCCTGCCGGGCAATCCCGTTTCGGCCTATGTCTGCAGCCTGCTCTTCGCCCTGCCGCTCGTCGACCGGCTGTCGGGGCGCCAGCCGCGCGATGCCGCCTCGGAACGGCTGCCCCTGGCGGCGCCGGTTGCAGCCAATGCCATGCGTCAACACTATATGCGGGCACGGCTTCTGCGTGATGGCGATGGCGCTGAAACGGTGCTGCCGGTTCGTGATCAGGACAGCTCGCTTCTGTCGGCACTGGCCGATGCAGATGCCCTGATTCTCCGCCGCCCCCATGCCCCCGCGGCCGAACCCGGAGAGCTCGTCGACATTCTCCGTCTCGACCGGCTCGACTGA
- a CDS encoding ComEC/Rec2 family competence protein yields the protein MSLVDEIGEEPVAVRRRRSLGGPLLRAFIAEQDRWRLWSAVFFAIGCGGYFGLATEPPVWLGAVLTFGALGLGIALRSRLPWVALALFACAWTAAGFWSAVTGTRLVDAPMLMRPVQGEVTGRVLAVEPDGRGGGRLLIVPTAIDRVAAEDLPARVRITVRQGPVPRPGDGVRLRASLSPPSLPVVPGGHDFARSAFFQRLGGIGFAYAQPDIVPAPEPSEILQTAREAVERLRLDLDAVIRGAAPGEGGAVLSAMVTGLRGAIGDEAEAAMRDSGLAHLISISGLHMTMVAGLIFGAVRLVMAFLPRISDRWPGRKIAAVAALLGAAAYLAVGGFAVPTQRAFVMTALGLLAILTDRPVLSLPLVASSAIVVLVLQPAALTGPSFQMSFAAVIALIALYESPTVRRLAGLDAGTTRGLPMRAAAWIFGLLATSMIAGAATAPYAAYAFGRASGYGLVSNLVAVPVTGFWIMPVALTGSLLSLVSESAAGICFALAARGMELVIATATTVAGWPGAVVPVAGFGVTALLLMTFGGLWLVIWRRAWRWAGLVAIALGMLLAALPALPDLFLSGDGRSVALRGPDGALYAMTPERDRFVLDQWAEKLGTLTIRDMTEAVACDGGDLCRLERAGLRIALVRGRERLAEACAHADLVIAGADPRRDTPYIRRPGGCAAITLVERTGRNFGGAAVTIRLDEAGPVIEGVVGPRGDRPWTR from the coding sequence ATGAGCCTGGTGGACGAGATCGGGGAGGAGCCGGTTGCAGTCCGCCGCCGTCGCAGCCTCGGTGGGCCGCTCCTTCGTGCCTTCATCGCCGAGCAGGATCGATGGCGGCTGTGGAGTGCGGTCTTCTTCGCGATCGGCTGCGGAGGCTATTTCGGCCTGGCGACGGAACCGCCCGTCTGGTTGGGGGCGGTGCTCACGTTCGGCGCGCTCGGCCTCGGCATCGCGCTCCGGTCGCGACTGCCCTGGGTCGCTCTGGCGCTCTTCGCCTGTGCCTGGACGGCGGCGGGGTTCTGGTCGGCGGTCACGGGAACGCGACTGGTCGATGCCCCGATGCTGATGCGCCCGGTTCAGGGGGAGGTGACCGGCCGTGTGCTGGCGGTGGAGCCCGATGGTCGCGGTGGCGGGCGGCTTCTGATCGTTCCGACGGCGATCGACCGTGTCGCGGCAGAAGATCTGCCGGCACGGGTCCGGATCACCGTCCGGCAGGGGCCCGTGCCCCGTCCGGGGGATGGGGTCCGGCTGCGCGCCAGCCTGTCACCCCCCTCGCTGCCCGTGGTGCCCGGCGGTCATGACTTCGCCCGAAGCGCCTTTTTTCAGCGGCTTGGCGGCATTGGTTTTGCCTATGCGCAACCTGATATCGTGCCGGCCCCGGAGCCGTCGGAAATCCTGCAGACGGCGCGCGAAGCCGTGGAGCGGCTGCGCCTTGATCTGGATGCCGTCATACGTGGGGCGGCACCTGGCGAGGGCGGTGCAGTGCTCTCTGCCATGGTGACGGGGCTGAGAGGGGCGATCGGTGATGAGGCGGAAGCGGCGATGCGCGACAGCGGCCTCGCCCATCTGATCTCGATTTCCGGCCTGCATATGACCATGGTCGCGGGGCTGATCTTCGGCGCCGTCCGGCTGGTCATGGCCTTCCTGCCCCGTATTTCGGATCGTTGGCCGGGACGGAAGATTGCCGCCGTGGCGGCCCTGCTGGGGGCGGCTGCCTATCTTGCCGTCGGCGGCTTTGCGGTGCCCACGCAACGCGCCTTCGTGATGACCGCGCTGGGCCTGCTCGCCATCCTGACCGATCGGCCGGTGCTGTCGCTGCCGCTGGTGGCCAGTTCGGCGATCGTGGTGCTGGTGCTGCAGCCGGCGGCCCTGACCGGCCCCAGCTTCCAGATGAGTTTTGCGGCGGTCATTGCACTGATCGCACTCTATGAAAGCCCGACCGTCCGGCGTCTTGCCGGTCTCGACGCCGGCACGACCCGCGGTCTGCCCATGCGGGCGGCGGCGTGGATCTTTGGCCTGCTTGCGACATCGATGATCGCCGGCGCTGCGACTGCGCCTTACGCCGCCTATGCCTTCGGGCGGGCGAGCGGCTACGGACTGGTTTCGAACCTGGTTGCCGTGCCCGTCACCGGCTTCTGGATCATGCCTGTCGCATTGACCGGAAGCCTGCTCAGTCTCGTTTCGGAAAGCGCGGCCGGCATCTGCTTTGCGCTCGCAGCACGGGGCATGGAGCTGGTGATCGCAACCGCGACCACCGTTGCCGGCTGGCCGGGGGCGGTGGTGCCGGTCGCAGGCTTCGGCGTGACGGCCCTGTTGTTGATGACCTTCGGCGGGCTGTGGCTCGTGATCTGGCGACGGGCCTGGCGCTGGGCGGGGCTGGTGGCCATTGCGCTCGGAATGCTGCTGGCGGCCCTGCCGGCCCTGCCGGACCTGTTCCTGTCGGGGGATGGGCGGAGCGTGGCGCTGCGCGGGCCGGACGGCGCTCTTTACGCGATGACGCCGGAACGCGACCGCTTCGTGCTGGATCAGTGGGCGGAAAAGCTGGGGACGCTCACCATCCGCGATATGACCGAAGCCGTTGCATGTGATGGTGGGGATCTGTGCCGGCTTGAACGGGCGGGGCTTCGTATCGCCCTGGTCCGCGGACGCGAGCGTCTGGCAGAAGCCTGCGCCCATGCCGATCTCGTAATCGCCGGGGCCGATCCCCGTCGCGACACCCCCTATATCAGGCGACCGGGTGGCTGTGCTGCGATCACGCTGGTTGAACGCACGGGCCGCAACTTCGGGGGTGCCGCCGTGACGATCCGTCTCGACGAGGCAGGACCGGTGATCGAGGGGGTTGTGGGGCCGCGCGGCGACCGGCCCTGGACCCGGTGA
- the lexA gene encoding transcriptional repressor LexA, giving the protein MLTRKQHELLRFILDRVRATGVAPSFEEMKDALDLKSKSGIHRLILGLEERGFIRRLAHRARAIEVIRLPDGGPFQMPGQSQGDSPSTAPASLASANPFVTPPVAPRGPRLVEIGTGRAPVAAQDPQLQPQRFRSLTRPPLNAPPRTGRSDDNGNVVLPLYGKIAAGTPIEALSDGDRTVEVPATMIPAGSEYFALEVEGDSMIEAGIMNGDTVIIRRTDTADNGTIVVALIDGGEATLKRLRRRGQSVALEPANQHYETRIYRPDQVKVQGQLIALFRRYA; this is encoded by the coding sequence GTGCTCACACGCAAGCAGCACGAATTGCTGCGGTTCATCCTGGACCGGGTGCGGGCCACGGGGGTGGCGCCGTCTTTCGAAGAAATGAAGGACGCGCTCGACCTTAAGTCCAAGTCAGGCATCCATCGCCTCATCCTTGGGCTTGAAGAGCGCGGGTTCATCCGCAGGCTTGCCCATCGTGCCCGGGCGATCGAAGTCATCCGCCTGCCGGATGGCGGGCCGTTCCAGATGCCGGGGCAGAGCCAGGGTGACAGCCCCTCTACGGCACCGGCCAGTCTGGCCTCGGCCAACCCCTTCGTCACCCCACCCGTGGCTCCGCGCGGGCCGCGTCTGGTCGAAATCGGCACCGGGCGGGCGCCCGTCGCCGCGCAGGACCCCCAGCTTCAGCCCCAGCGCTTTCGCAGCCTGACCCGACCGCCGTTGAATGCGCCGCCGCGCACCGGTCGTTCGGACGACAACGGCAATGTGGTGCTGCCACTTTACGGCAAGATCGCCGCCGGTACCCCCATTGAGGCGCTGTCCGACGGGGACCGGACCGTCGAGGTGCCGGCGACCATGATTCCGGCCGGATCTGAGTATTTTGCGCTCGAGGTCGAAGGCGATTCGATGATCGAGGCCGGTATCATGAACGGCGACACCGTCATCATCCGCCGCACCGATACCGCCGACAACGGCACCATCGTCGTCGCGCTGATCGATGGCGGCGAGGCAACGCTGAAGCGCCTGCGCCGGCGGGGGCAGTCGGTGGCGCTGGAGCCTGCGAACCAGCACTACGAAACCCGGATCTACCGGCCGGATCAGGTGAAGGTGCAGGGGCAACTGATCGCCCTCTTCCGCCGCTACGCCTGA
- the moaC gene encoding cyclic pyranopterin monophosphate synthase MoaC produces MTSGLTHFDESGAAVMVDVSAKDVTERVAVAEARVRMAPETLAVVKRGDAKKGDVIAIARLAGIMGAKRTADLIPLCHPLPLQSVTLDLEADDALPGLVIRATAKVTARTGVEMEALTAASVASLTVYDMLKAIDRGMSIETVRLIEKRGGRSGHWQAATPDDAG; encoded by the coding sequence ATGACATCCGGCCTTACCCATTTCGACGAGAGCGGTGCCGCGGTCATGGTCGACGTATCGGCCAAGGATGTGACCGAGCGCGTGGCCGTGGCCGAAGCGCGGGTGCGCATGGCACCGGAGACGCTGGCCGTGGTGAAGCGGGGGGATGCGAAGAAGGGCGACGTCATCGCCATCGCCCGCCTTGCGGGCATCATGGGTGCCAAGCGCACCGCCGACCTGATCCCTCTTTGCCATCCGCTGCCGCTGCAGTCGGTGACGCTCGACCTGGAGGCGGATGACGCCCTGCCCGGCCTGGTCATCCGTGCCACCGCCAAGGTCACGGCCCGTACCGGCGTCGAGATGGAGGCCCTGACCGCCGCGAGTGTAGCAAGCCTCACGGTCTACGATATGCTGAAGGCGATCGATCGCGGCATGTCCATCGAAACCGTCCGCCTGATCGAAAAGCGTGGCGGCCGGTCGGGGCACTGGCAGGCGGCCACCCCGGACGACGCCGGCTGA